The following coding sequences are from one Culex quinquefasciatus strain JHB chromosome 1, VPISU_Cqui_1.0_pri_paternal, whole genome shotgun sequence window:
- the LOC6037511 gene encoding uncharacterized protein LOC6037511 → MSNPINLNSEKNSIRSSATNQPVMYVLPAVISVVFGALLLYYWYSFRQPLQVTFERLQQLSGADVANFTQLRLLGTPGSLQTVNGSWELLQDLDNSWMYSVRVLYIPPRGQAFQQVPLPSRTIGVCDLLAKAAYKSFWDQHQYSTNYPDPKNRSAICPFSSGAYFLRSVPLIAGDLLWVGRPGMYRMDFCLVKDGVLRMIEALYFKVQVVGGGYYY, encoded by the coding sequence ATGTCAAATCCCATAAACCTGAACAGCGAAAAAAATTCAATTCGCAGCTCTGCGACCAACCAACCAGTCATGTACGTTCTACCGGCAGTCATATCAGTCGTATTCGGTGCCCTGTTGTTGTATTACTGGTACAGCTTTCGTCAACCACTACAGGTGACCTTCGAGCGACTTCAGCAACTCTCCGGGGCCGATGTGGCCAACTTTACCCAACTGAGGCTTCTCGGAACGCCCGGAAGCTTGCAAACCGTCAACGGATCGTGGGAGCTACTGCAAGACTTGGACAACAGTTGGATGTACTCTGTACGAGTGCTGTATATACCGCCACGTGGACAAGCCTTCCAGCAAGTTCCACTACCGTCTCGCACCATCGGAGTATGTGACCTGCTGGCCAAGGCAGCGTACAAATCGTTCTGGGATCAACATCAGTACTCCACCAACTATCCAGATCCCAAAAACCGGTCGGCAATTTGTCCCTTTTCTAGTGGAGCCTACTTCCTGAGGTCAGTTCCGCTGATTGCTGGGGATCTTTTGTGGGTTGGTAGACCGGGGATGTATCGGATGGATTTTTGTCTAGTCAAAGACGGCGTTTTGAGGATGATTGAGGCGTTATATTTCAAGGTTCAGGTGGTGGGAGGAGGTTATTACTATTGA
- the LOC6037512 gene encoding PBAN-type neuropeptides — MFKLYFVFNLVCIYLAIKSAFSAEVPDPNEQKISNYLSSAGGSDDDVGKRASAMWFGPRLGKRTVTPELHDDLLEELDGSPMFYQGEAPQRLAADIAQGSPYLVLLVTAAGGRIAKPQPVFYHSATPRLGRRDASAQDVHSRPPFAPRLGRNLPFSPRLGRSFGGAQTVDSFGF, encoded by the exons ATGTTCAAACTGTACTTTGTGTTTAACCTGGTGTGCATCTACTTGGCCATCAAGAGTGCGTTCAGTGCGGAAGTGCCGGATCCCAAT GAGCAGAAAATATCCAACTATCTGTCTTCTGCCGGCGGTTCCGATGACGACGTTGGCAAACGTGCTTCGGCTATGTGGTTTGGACCTCGTCTTGGAAAACG TACCGTCACACCGGAACTGCACGACGACCTGCTGGAAGAACTGGACGGCTCGCCCATGTTCTACCAAGGTGAAGCTCCCCAACGACTGGCCGCCGACATTGCCCAGGGAAGTCCGTACTTGGTCCTGCTGGTAACTGCCGCTGGTGGCCGGATCGCGAAGCCACAGCCAGTCTTCTACCACAGTGCCACTCCACGTCTTGGACGTCGGGACGCTTCCGCCCAGGATGTTCACTCGAGGCCACCGTTTGCTCCCCGACTCGGTCGGAATCTGCCCTTCTCGCCACGACTAGGACGTTCCTTCGGTGGAGCCCAGACAGTGGACAGTTTTGGGTTCTAA
- the LOC6037513 gene encoding intraflagellar transport protein 81 homolog, whose protein sequence is MTEDLKLAVLEVNRLLETDYNLITFDSLAPESLLQVLVDVFQAFGAIEKLDVRENDPEETNAAVMEALRKIQYRPPGDIDDPGAFRRGLVRGEKKLIVPILRWTFDNRERVKKSSYLARFLIPLDLPPEAMSMPDLSSLWAQYLQTMDDFKDAHRGYEQSVHEGAQTRELRSDIGAIETEIENVKKRIERTQGRLDKVPQQELLLEAANSLRIEKERQKELLSQIEEQKQGLNRASMIHDRLQKDLHNAKMSVQGATPQNLLESIMEETQVIEFMVQQKLPQELMQRRSEVQTLQEVIDEPSISRNDLQELQVKIDELNREIQKHVEVRMAEYNTQNDTLGPFRQQAAMVARNKEAAAEQLDQITKELREIDKTLQDKQRQLQDTVGEVILRGEDLKQFVNTLRAKSNVYKQQRAELASVKAEVADLTQTLENLKTQDPSLSSTLSQVTDDESSLAGSIVSGFTGSEFDGSRPGSPGIGSRGMTELARLVDGSQRAVTGARDRVTPLSQQLRPLRERVIELKDEMDSKKQSYDALIATLNAESAGLQTKITDTEKAIKSLEQQWQELQLEFERSELLLEKANEEIVNQTTGSEASGGKSRVSLKETLAQQIFEQETIGKRLLEDRNLLQGNRDERQRQQEMWGDLRKLFECKIRCFQESKQRGPGGTLSVSRGGAETFTLQ, encoded by the exons ATGACCGAGGATCTTAAGCTTGCAGTCCTAGAAGTCAACAGACTCCTAGAGACCGACTACAACCTGATCACGTTCGATTCGCTAGCACCGGAATCGCTTCTGCAGGTGCTGGTCGATGTGTTCCAGGCGTTTGGTGCCATCGAAAAGTTAGACGTCCGCGAGAATGATCCTGAGGAAACGAACGCTGCCGTCATGGAGGCGCTGCGGAAAATTCAGTACCGTCCACCGGGGGATATCGACGATCCGGGAGCGTTCCGGCGCGGGTTGGTCCGCGGCGAGAAGAAGCTGATCGTTCCGATACTGCGCTGGACGTTCGACAATCGCGAACGCGTCAAGAAGTCGTCGTATTTGGCGAGGTTCCTGATTCCGCTGGATCTACCGCCGGAAGCGATGTCCATGCCGGATTTGAGTAGCTTGTGGGCGCAGTACCTGCAGACTATGGACGATTTCAAGGATGCGCATCGTGGGTACGAACAGTCCGTGCACGAGGGTGCGCAAACGAGGGAACTTCGCAGTGACATCGGTGCGATCGAGACCGAGATTGAGAACGTTAAGAAACGGATCGAGCGTACTCAGGGTCGGCTGGATAAGGTACCACAGCAGGAGTTACTGCTGGAAGCTGCCAACAGCTTGCGGATTGAGAAAGAGCGCCAGAAGGAACTATTGTCGCAAATTGAAGAGCAGAAGCAAGGCTTGAACAGAGCCAGTATGATTCACGATCGGCTGCAGAAGGATTTGCACAACGCAAAAATGTCAGTGCAGGGAGCAACTCCGCAGAACCTTTTGGAGAGCATCATGGAGGAAACACAGGTTATAGAGTTTATGGTACAACAGAAGTTACCGCAGGAGTTGATGCAACGTAGGTCTGAAGTTCAGACTTTGCAAGAGGTGATCGACGAACCGAGCATCTCACGGAACGATCTGCAGGAGCTACAGGTCAAGATCGATGAGTTGAATCGTGAGATTCAGAAGCACGTGGAGGTTCGCATGGCGGAATACAATACCCAGAACGACACCTTGGGACCGTTCCGTCAGCAAGCGGCTATGGTTGCTCGTAACAAGGAAGCTGCCGCCGAACAACTCGATCAGATAACGAAGGAGCTTCGCGAGATCGACAAAACGCTACAGGACAAGCAACGCCAGCTGCAGGACACCGTTGGAGAGGTGATCCTGCGTGGAGAAGATCTCAAACAGTTTGTCAACACGCTCCGTGCGAAGAGTAACGTCTACAAGCAGCAAAGAGCCGAACTAGCCTCGGTCAAGGCGGAAGTTGCCGACCTCACGCAAACATTGGAGAACCTCAAAACTCAAGATCCGTCCCTGTCCAGCACGTTGTCCCAAGTGACGGATGATGAATCATCCCTAGCCGGCAGCATCGTGAGTGGTTTCACCGGATCCGAGTTCGACGGCAGTCGGCCCGGCTCACCTGGGATCGGGTCCCGCGGTATGACCGAACTGGCCCGACTTGTGGACGGTTCGCAGCGGGCCGTGACGGGCGCACGGGACCGGGTTACTCCGCTGTCGCAGCAGCTGCGCCCACTTCGCGAGCGGGTAATCGAACTCAAGGACGAAATGGACTCCAAGAAGCAG TCCTACGACGCTCTGATTGCCACCCTCAATGCTGAATCTGCCGGCTTGCAGACCAAGATCACCGACACCGAGAAGGCCATCAAATCGCTCGAACAGCAGTGGCAGGAACTTCAACTCGAGTTCGAGCGTTCCGAATTGCTGCTGGAGAAGGCCAACGAAGAGATCGTGAATCAGACCACCGGTTCCGAAGCCTCCGGCGGAAAGAGTCGCGTATCGCTGAAGGAAACCCTGGCCCAGCAGATCTTCGAGCAGGAAACCATCGGGAAGCGACTGCTCGAGGATCGGAACCTGCTGCAGGGCAACCGGGACGAACGGCAGCGGCAGCAGGAGATGTGGGGTGACCTGAGAAAGCTGTTCGAGTGCAAGATCCGGTGCTTTCAGGAGAGCAAGCAGCGCGGTCCGGGCGGCACACTGTCCGTTAGTCGGGGTGGAGCGGAGACGTTTACACTGCAGTAG